DNA sequence from the Ictidomys tridecemlineatus isolate mIctTri1 unplaced genomic scaffold, mIctTri1.hap1 Scaffold_1042, whole genome shotgun sequence genome:
cagtcccctgccctgaccatggccttTTTCCCACACCCAGCatcccatccctgaccttggctgTGCtccagccagccccccatccctgaccctggccttgctcccagagccagccccccatccctgacccaggtcttgctcccacagccacccCCCTGCCCTACCCAGCTGGTGAGTCTGTACCTCGGGAGGTCTCACTTCCTCTGGAAATAGCCTGCCACCATGAGCTGGCTGGAGGAAAATGTTCGCCAGGTTCTTCAGGCAGTGGATGCTGGGGACCCCGCTGTGGAGGCTTGTGTGAACAGGTGAGATGCTGGGTATTCATGCAGGtcagcccctcctgccctctctgggcaCCCTCTGATGTTAGATGCTGTGGGCCAGAGTGGTTTCATGTCTTCTGCCGCTGGCatagccctgctctcctgtggGTGAGCATGTAGACCCCAAGGCTGCTGCCACTGTCCAGGTGGGATTGAAGGTGTGGCATGGGTCTGCCCATATTCTGTCCTGCCTACTGCTGTGCGTCTGGTTCTCACATCTGCTATAGCAGGTGCCAGGCTCACACCTGCTGGCAGAGATAGCAGCAAGCAGCAGCCCTGGCCCACTCCCACCCATGGTCTGGCCTTTGGCCCTGTTAGCATTGTGGTCTGGGACTGCTGTGGCCAGGCTGGGTAGTACAGTGAGGACTCTGTGGTCTGTGCTGGCCAGGAGTCTCCCCTAACTGCCCAGAGGAAGCCCTCTGCTGTTTAagtaaaattgaagaaatgaTGGGAGAGTGGGGGCCCTGGAACCCTGGCCCTCACAGCCAGTATTCACTGTGCACTCATCTGTTCTCCACACTAGAGGGGATGTTTTAATGGGCAGGAGCACGTTCTGCTCCCTGTGCAGCTTCTCTGCCCCACCCTGTCCAGCAGGGGCAGGCCCCATGCCTCAGCTCTAGTGACACTGGGGTCCTTCAGAGACTCACTCAGCACACCATGGACTGACTGCTTGGCCATCTGGGGGTGAAGCTGGAgatccttagaagatggagacctgccagggaggaagggcttagcagtttgcagggtgagcaatggTTAATCTGTTGCTGTTTGCCCTGGCCTCAGGTGGAAGATGCTCTACCAGCATGCACCCAGGAAGATCCATCGCCATGTGATCCTCTCGGAGATCAGGGAGGCTGTTGCTGCGCTTCCCCCAGTAAGGAGGATGGCGTAATGGTGGGCTGTGTGACCGttcccctcctgctcctggcaGCCCACAGGCAGGATGGTGGGTGAGGCCAAAGGGGATATATGTACCTTCCCTCAGCCTACTGGGGTGCTGGTCAATCCAGGAGCAGCTGGACCCATAGTCTTGGCCCCACGTGCCTTGCTGGTGGCCAGGCCTGCATGCAACACTGCTGAGAGCAGGCTGCTGCTGTGGGGAAACCTCAAGGGCACCACAGGTCTGTAGGAAGAGGCAGGTCAGGGCGGCCAGGACAGGGGGTCCCTTGGGGCCCTCGACACCACTAATTTACCTAAGCTGCTCTGCTGATCCTCAGGACAGCACTGCCAACCTCTTCTGGCCAGGAAGGCTTGTTCTGATGAGTAGTGACAGCATGGTGCTGGCGGGAGAGGGTAGAGAGGCCGGACAGGACTGTGCCAGCTTTGTGTGACTTGTGGTTCAGCCCGTGCTGTGTGGCTTGGGCACCACAGTGAGTTTGATCATGGCATGCGTGGGCACTTCCTGTGTGCCTGACCTTTCCCACCATGCCTCTGTCCAGGGGCAGAAAGCCAAGCCCATTCCCCTTCTCTGTTGAGTGACCTGCCCCAGAAGGCTCTAGCATCACTGTTTCTCCCCTTTCTAAAGGATGTGACCACACAGTCTGTGATGGGGTTTGACCCTCTGCCTCCCCTGGACACCATCTACTCCTACGTCAGACCAGAGAGGTAATGCCCTCACCCCCACTGTGCTTGTGCAGACCCAGGTCAGTGCCTCAGGGCTCCCCGGGGCTCGATGCCCACCGAAGGCAGCCCAGAAGGCCAGCGGTCAGCCACAGGGAAGAGGGAGCAGCAGTGACACTCAGGACACAGCTGCCTTTGCACATATCCACCCAACTCTGAGCGTTTCTTTCCAGATTTTGTAGCAGGTACTAGAAACGCAGTGGGAAGCAGAATAAGAAGCCACTCTGCCTGTGGTCAGCTGCCGTGGTAGGAACAGATGAGAATTGTAGAACCTAGAGATAAGGGTAAGGTCCAAAGTGCACCGAGAGATACCCAgagcagcaggaaggcagcaagAAGGCCCGTGAGGCTGGGCAAGGAGAGTGGGTTGGTGGGACAGAAAGTGACAAAGAAACACATCAGAGCCCGCCTCCAGGCTGGCCCCGGAGTGTGGGCAGCTTTCAGAGCCAACAGAGCCCTTTCACCTTTACTTCTGGTGTTAGGGCCACACTCAGGGCTGAgaccaggaggatcacaagttcaaggccaacagcttagcaagaccctttctcaaaatcaaaagggccaggatttagctcagtggcagagcacttgcctagtatgtgtgacctgggttccatcctggcaGGGGAAAAATATGCTGAGGAGCTGCTTGTCTGGGGTAAGCCCCAGAGCTGCTGGCGGCCCTCCCTTTTAAGGCAGGCTGCCTTCCATCCCCACCTTTCCCCACCAACTTTGTAGAAGTTATAATGGGACTGTGTGTTCACAGTGAAGCCCATTGTGTCAAGCtccccagtagctcaggaggagGTCATTAGTCAGCGGTACAGAGGCAccttgctctgctctctgcccacaTGGGCTTTATCCTCCTCAGAGCATGGGTGTGGCCCTGGCATCCAGCAGACAGTGGCCGTGGCGTCCCCTGCCTGTGGCTCTGTTCTCTGCTGGCCTTGTGCTGAAGGAAGTGTGCACCTGCGGCCCTTttctgttttgtggtgctggagattgaacctgggtgctctacccctgagctgcagccccagcacttttttaaatgttggagCCATCTTGCTGATTTacccaggttggctttgaactcatgatccgcctacctcagcttcccaagttgctggcacAGGCATGGCCACCACGCCCAGTGAGAGTGCAGTTCTTCTTGGAAACAAGGCCTGTCCATGGCAGAGGACAGCCTGGCTGTGGTCATTTCACAGACTAGGCTCCTTGAAGAGCCACCCCCgggccccttcctttccttcccagtTGTCCTTGGGTGTCCATGGCCCCTCCCCAAGCTGGACCCTGACCTGCGTTGGAAGGAGTCAAGGGGAGTCTAGCTTTGTTTTATGACTTCTCTTGACTTCCTGTTTCAGGTTAAGTCCTGTCAGCCATGGAAACATGGTTGCCCTCTTCTTCCGGTCACTGTTGCCAAATTACACTGTGGAGGTAGGTTGGGCACGTCTCAGCTTCTGTGCTGAGTGGTTCAAGCCAGTCGTCTGCATGCAGATGTCCAACGTCAGCACCATGCTGGGCAGTGCAGGAGCGGGGCCGACAGCTCCTGGGAGCCGCAGGGCTGCTCGGCCCCCTGCCTCGCACTGGCCTGGGTAGACATGTGCCTTTGGTTTTTCAGAGCTTCATGTCCTTGACAGGGACCTGAGGAGGGTCCAGGTCCCGTGCTGGGGTGCAGGCCACCCCGGGCTTGATGACGCATCTCCCTGCTTGGGCCCCAGGTCCCCAGTCCCAGCACAGAGAGGCCCTGCTCAGACATGTCTCGCTGCTGCAGGGGGAGAGGCCAGTGGAAGGAGTGCCTGGGGGTCTGAACCACAACCAAGGCTTGAACCGGTTGATGCTGGCCATGCGAGACATGATGGCCAACTTCCACTTCAATGACCTGGAGGTGTCGCGGAAGGACAACCCCAGGGGGAGGGGGACTGGGACTGAGCCACTTAGGCTGCTGCGCCCAGCGCTGTGTAATTATGTTCCTGATTCTGTTCTGGTCTGGATTGACCAGTCCCCTGAAGTAGAAGTGCGGGATGTACCATCTGCCGTGTCTTCTGTTCCCTGCAAACATGGATGGGTTTCTTCCCTGCTGCGGGGGCTCCTCCTCCAACACTCAACTCCACCTCAGCACTCAGGAGTCCAGAGCCAGCCCTGGCCCATGTGCGGCCCACACCAGAATCTGGAACACAGGGCTCCAGGGGGATCCCTGGTGGTGTGGGATCTCCAGGCTTGTATTGAGAAGAGATGTCTACATGGCTGGCCTTCAGGCCACAGCCCAGTTCTTTTCAAGCAGTTGGGGATAATGTGGGGGGGGTCCCTCAGCTGGACACTGCAGCCTCCCCAAACTTTCGAGTTTTGAACTTTCTGAGCACACATTCTACCttggagctacagccccagcccggtACTGTATTAGGAAACTGGAGGGCTGAGACGAAGCTGAGGGGTAGAGCACTGGGctggcatgtacaaggctctggacCCCATCCCCAGaacaggagggaaggaaggcaggagggagaggaggagacagggagagaaggaaggaagctggGAAGCTTCAGGGGCAGTGTCCGGAGGTGAAGGAGAAGCCCAAAAAGCAAGTTTAGGAAGAAAGTTGTTGAGGGTAGATTGGGGGTATAGGAAAAGTTAATGGACATTTGTTCTGGGGATAACTGGGAGCTCCAATAAGACCCCCAGGTTGGCTCACagctggccacacagccagggcACACCAGAGCCTCAGCGTCATTGTGCCTAACCACTGGAGGGACAGATCATGTGACCCAAGCCAGGCATgttggccacacctgtaatcctgtaatcccagcaactctggaggctgaggtcagggctagggatgtaactcagggatACCATGTTTTTCAGTCCCTAGTAACCAACAGAGGAATATCCTGTCTAGTTCTGGAAGGGTCAGGAAATTGAGGGGTTGTGAACTGTGCCAGTTCTCTCCTGGGCCCCCTTCACAGTGCTGATCTTCTGCCCCAAGAGGGGCCAGGAAGAGGCGCAGTCCCAAATTTCAATGTTGGCCTAACGGGGTTTGGTAGGGGATTGCACCCATCTTCAGGTTGGGCAGCACCCGAGCTTCCACAGCTGGGGTGGTCTGTGGGGGCAATGTACTGAGAAAGGGTTTGTTCTCTGAAAATGACAGGCAAGCAGGGTACCTTTCCTCTTCCTGCCTTCAATCTAGATATGTGATATCTGGAGCCACAGCAGTGATCCTGCATCCAGGAGCCAGGGAACTCTGAAATGGATGGCCAGCACTCTAGCATTACAGCAGAGAGAAGGGCCCTGGGCTCGAGGGACCTGCTCAGCTGCAGGCCTGCTTCCTGAGGCCCTGAGCCCACAGCACCTCATGGTGCACTTGGGCTTAAGCAGTGCTACAGCTGAGCACGCTTCTAGAGTTGCTCACATCTCTGAACAGCCACGAAGGCCTAGCTGCCAAGCAGGCCTGGCTCCTCTTTGGACCACTTGGCCTCAGCAGGAGGACCTGTGTGATGGGCAGGGTGGCTGACCAGCTGTGGCCTTTCTCACCGAGCTAGACAAGGTGGGCACCCAGGAGCAAACCTCCCTGTCACCTTCCAGACAGGGACTTCAGAGGAGGCTGATATTGCCAAGATGTGGCCAACGCCCTTCCTGAGAAGCTGTGCTTGAGCATGAGGGTCAGGTAGTGGCCCTACTCTCCCCATGTGGGGAAGGCCtgtcgatcctcaacaccacataaaaataaaaaataaacatattgtgtccacctaaaaaaaataagaaaaaataaatatttaaagaagaaggcACCTCCTCTGAAGTCCCTCTGCAGTGCTCCGGCAGGTGCTGGTCTGGGCTGCAGACCCTCAGCCCTGGCGTGTCACCTCCTCCTCTTACCCCACAGGTCAGAGTGGGGCCGGCAACAACTGGGCCAAGGGCCACTACATGGAGGGCGCAGAGCTGGTGGACTCGGTCATAGATGTGGTGCACAAGGAGTGCAAGAACTGCGACTGCCTGCAGGGCTTCCAGCTGACCCACTCGCTGGGCGGCGGCATGGGCTCGGGCATGGGCACGCTGCTCATCAGCAAGGTGCGAGAGGAGTACCCTGACCACATCATGAACACCTTCAGTGTGGTGCCCTCGCCCAAGGTGTCGGACACAGTGATGGAACCCTACAACGCCACGCTGTCCATCAACCAGCTGGTGGAGAACATGGACGAGACCTACTGCATTGACAATGAGGCGCTCTACAACATCTACACCCTCAAGCTAGCCACACCCACCTACGGGGACCTCAACCACCTGGTGTCTGCCACCATGAGGGGGTCACCACCTCGCTGCGCTTCCCAGGCCAACTCAACGCCGACTTGCGCAAGCTGGCGGTGAACATGGTGCCCTTCTCTCTTGCATAACCTCCCAGCTTTGGAGTGCAGGAAGCCCGTCTGAAGGTGAAGATATTCTGCACCTGACAAGTTGCATCTTCCAAAGAAGGCCACAGACGGGCTTCCACACCACAGGCCCGGCTACAGCCCTGCCACTCTCACCAAGAGAGTCTAACCCCTTCCTCTAGAACTCAGAATGGCCTTTTGTAAGAAtagctgcaaaaacaaaacaaaaacaaataccccAAAGAGAATGTGTATGGAGCTCCAGGTTGGGGTCCCCATCTGGGATAGGCACGTCTGGGTGAACATGATAAAAGGGTTC
Encoded proteins:
- the LOC144372447 gene encoding LOW QUALITY PROTEIN: uncharacterized protein LOC144372447 (The sequence of the model RefSeq protein was modified relative to this genomic sequence to represent the inferred CDS: inserted 1 base in 1 codon), encoding MSWLEENVRQVLQAVDAGDPAVEACVNRWKMLYQHAPRKIHRHVILSEIREAVAALPPPTGRMVGEAKGDICTFPQPTGVLVNPGAAGPIVLAPRALLVARPACNTAESRLLLWGNLKGTTGAESQAHSPSLLSDLPQKALASLFLPFLKDVTTQSVMGFDPLPPLDTIYSYVRPERLSPVSHGNMVALFFRSLLPNYTVEGERPVEGVPGGLNHNQGLNRLMLAMRDMMANFHFNDLEVSRKDNPRGRGTGTEPLRLLRPALCNYVPDSVLVWIDQSPEVEVRDVPSAVSSVPCKHGWVSSLLRGLLLQHSTPPQHSGVQSQPWPMCGPHQNLEHRAPGGSLVVWDLQACIEKRCLHGWPSGHSPVLFKQLGIIADLLPQEGPGRGAVPNFNVGLTGFGQSGAGNNWAKGHYMEGAELVDSVIDVVHKECKNCDCLQGFQLTHSLGGGMGSGMGTLLISKVREEYPDHIMNTFSVVPSPKVSDTVMEPYNATLSINQLVENMDETYCIDNEALYNIYTLKLATPTYGDLNHLVSATMXGVTTSLRFPGQLNADLRKLAVNMVPFSLA